From the genome of Vicia villosa cultivar HV-30 ecotype Madison, WI linkage group LG2, Vvil1.0, whole genome shotgun sequence, one region includes:
- the LOC131651718 gene encoding probable WRKY transcription factor 57: MEDKDRAPPDPATAGEFIGNSSWSLGVDDSDGSHFFSGDRDGTMFGDIGWDLVPDRIGASEESLPPVQTGSIETAATSSYRSNNQSVSSSSSEDPPEKSTVSDEKPPEIPSKSKKKGQKRIRQPRFAFMTKSEVDHLEDGYRWRKYGQKAVKNSPFPRSYYRCTNSKCTVKKRVERSCEDPTIVVTTYEGQHCHHTVGFPRGGIISHDASFTGQFAPTMPQFYYPIQIPTESNTCTTTVSQPSQPHDDHEAGRSSSATMALSDASLPQHPADEGLLGDIVPRGMRSREERNI, encoded by the exons ATGGAAGACAAAGACAGAGCACCTCCCGATCCCGCAACCGCCGGAGAGTTTATCGGCAACTCGAGCTGGTCTCTAGGCGTCGATGATTCCGATGGAAGTCATTTCTTCTCCGGCGATAGAGATGGAACCATGTTCGGTGACATCGGCTGGGATCTTGTACCGGACAGAATCGGAGCCAGTGAGGAATCGTTGCCGCCGGTTCAAACCGGTTCGATCGAAACAGCAGCGACGTCGTCTTACAGGTCTAATAATCAATCCGTTTCTTCAAGCTCCAGTGAGGATCCGCCGGAGAAATCTACCGTCTCTGACGAAAAACCGCCGGAAATACC GAGTAAAAGTAAAAAGAAAGGGCAAAAGCGAATACGGCAGCCGCGGTTTGCATTTATGACCAAGAGTGAAGTTGATCATCTCGAGGATGGTTACAGATGGCGAAAGTATGGTCAGAAAGCAGTTAAAAATAGCCCATTTCCTAG AAGCTATTATAGATGCACAAATAGTAAATGCACGGTGAAGAAAAGGGTTGAACGCTCTTGTGAAGACCCAACTATTGTTGTAACAACATATGAAGGCCAACACTGTCATCACACAGTTGGATTTCCTCGAGGTGGAATCATTAGTCATGATGCTTCCTTTACAGGCCAATTTGCTCCAACAATGCCTCAATTCTATTATCCTATTCAAATACCTACCGAATCAAACACTTGCACCACTACTGTTTCTCAGCCTAGCCAACCACATGATGATCATGAAGCTGGAAGATCGAGCAGCGCTACAATGGCTTTGTCTGATGCATCGCTGCCACAGCATCCAGCTGATGAAGGACTACTTGGAGATATTGTACCCCGTGGAATGCGCAGCAGGGAAGAGAGAAATATTTGA